In the genome of Synergistes jonesii, one region contains:
- the rpsD gene encoding 30S ribosomal protein S4, whose protein sequence is MSRYTGPVCRLCRAEGAKLFLKGDRCYTEKCGFAKRNSKPGQHGTRRGKLSEYGIRLREKQKLRRFYGIHETQFAEIFDKASGMEGQTGHNFLQLLERRLDNVVYRLGFGVSRRQARQLVCHGHFTVNGRKLDIPSALLKVGDVVAVAEGSRDVATLKENAEASAARSIPAWLSFNVEAMSGTVVSAPVREQIDVPVNEQFVVEFYAR, encoded by the coding sequence ATGAGCAGATATACAGGACCTGTTTGCCGGCTTTGCCGCGCAGAAGGCGCCAAGCTCTTTCTGAAAGGTGACCGCTGCTATACGGAGAAATGTGGTTTCGCAAAGCGTAACTCGAAGCCTGGGCAGCATGGTACGCGCCGTGGCAAACTCAGCGAATACGGCATCCGTCTCCGCGAGAAGCAGAAACTTCGCCGTTTCTACGGAATCCACGAGACGCAGTTCGCTGAGATATTCGACAAGGCCAGCGGCATGGAGGGGCAGACGGGGCACAACTTCCTCCAGCTGCTTGAGCGCCGTCTCGACAACGTCGTCTATCGCCTCGGCTTCGGCGTGAGCCGCCGTCAGGCGCGCCAGCTCGTATGCCACGGACATTTCACGGTCAATGGGCGCAAGCTCGACATTCCGAGCGCGCTGCTCAAGGTTGGGGACGTCGTAGCGGTAGCGGAGGGCAGCCGCGATGTGGCGACCCTTAAAGAAAACGCCGAGGCGTCGGCGGCCCGCAGCATCCCTGCGTGGCTTTCCTTCAACGTAGAGGCAATGTCCGGAACAGTCGTTTCCGCACCTGTCCGCGAGCAGATTGACGTACCGGTGAACGAGCAATTCGTTGTCGAATTCTATGCACGTTAA
- a CDS encoding DNA-directed RNA polymerase subunit alpha, which yields MDHDRHEIIVQESTPSYGKITIEPLERGYGVTLGNSLRRVLLSSISGAAVVAVRIDGVLHEFSTIAGVKEDVIEILVNLKHIPVRCHSTSVRTLHLEAKGPKAVTASDIDPDSEIEFPDPDAYICTLEEGHSVSMDIYVSIGTGYAPIDRPRATYLPIDALQTDALFSPVQRVKYDIQDKRMGQRTDYDSLTLEIWTNGVVTPEDAVIQAGLILKGYYASIVDALAGPGTSALSEIIKSDEAQQRAAGGKQSFDSRALGGFPMGENSIYARPVRDLELSVRSENCLLRGGVHMIGELVTKTRDDLLKIRNLGKISLREIEEKLAKFDLHLSGDISAPIGDDEEEDKADSEQNPKEE from the coding sequence ATGGATCACGACCGCCATGAGATCATAGTACAGGAATCAACCCCTTCATACGGCAAGATCACGATCGAGCCACTTGAGAGAGGATACGGGGTCACGCTTGGCAATTCGCTGCGCCGTGTCCTGCTTTCCTCAATAAGCGGAGCCGCGGTGGTCGCCGTCCGTATCGACGGCGTGCTGCATGAATTCAGTACGATCGCCGGAGTGAAGGAAGACGTTATCGAAATTCTGGTCAACCTGAAGCATATTCCCGTCCGCTGCCATTCGACGTCGGTGCGCACGCTGCATCTGGAAGCGAAGGGGCCGAAAGCCGTCACGGCTTCAGACATCGACCCGGACAGCGAGATCGAGTTCCCTGACCCTGACGCGTACATATGCACTCTTGAAGAGGGGCACTCGGTCTCGATGGACATTTACGTCTCCATCGGCACCGGATACGCGCCTATCGACCGTCCGCGTGCGACGTACCTTCCGATCGACGCACTTCAGACGGACGCGCTCTTCTCTCCCGTCCAGCGCGTAAAGTACGATATACAGGACAAACGCATGGGACAGCGCACGGACTACGACAGCCTTACGCTGGAGATCTGGACGAACGGCGTCGTCACGCCCGAGGACGCCGTCATACAGGCGGGGCTTATCCTCAAGGGATACTACGCTTCGATCGTCGACGCGCTGGCTGGGCCCGGGACGAGCGCTCTCTCCGAGATCATCAAGAGCGACGAGGCTCAGCAGCGAGCCGCGGGCGGCAAGCAAAGCTTCGATTCGCGCGCTCTCGGCGGCTTCCCGATGGGAGAAAATTCCATATACGCGCGCCCCGTCAGAGACCTTGAGCTTTCAGTGCGCAGCGAGAACTGCCTGCTGAGGGGCGGCGTCCATATGATAGGCGAACTTGTAACGAAGACGAGGGACGACCTTCTAAAAATACGCAACCTCGGCAAAATCTCCCTTCGTGAGATAGAGGAAAAACTGGCCAAGTTCGATCTTCACCTGAGCGGCGATATAAGCGCGCCGATCGGCGACGACGAAGAAGAAGACAAGGCCGACAGTGAACAGAACCCAAAGGAGGAATAA